From the Prosthecobacter sp. SYSU 5D2 genome, the window GGTTTTGCCTGAGAGATCGAGCGGATTGACGATGGCAGGCATAATGAATGGCGGATGATACAGAGCGAACAGACTTCAACAAGGCCGGGCACGGCGTCAGGTAAAAGGCAGCCTTCTTGGCGGCTGCAAGGGCGGAGGCGGTCATTTAGAGCTGCCAAATTCCCTGCCCATGGCCTCACGGATTCCCTGGGAGATGCATTTCTTGTTTGCCTCGCTGGCGTGCGTGCTTCACTCTGCGCGCCCATGAGCCAGACTGCACCTCTCCTCGACGACAACGCCCCGTGGTATAAACTCCTGACCTCGTATCACTGGTTTGTTTTTATTGTGGCCTCCCTGGCGTGGCTGTTCGACTGCCTGGACCAGCAGCTTTTCCTGCTGGCACGCAATGGGGCAATGAAGGCGCTGCTGCCGCCTGACATGGACCCGATCAAGTATGGTGGGTATGCGACATCCATCTTTGTGGCGGGCTGGGCGACGGGGGGACTGATCTTTGGGTCCGTGGGTGACCGGATCGGACGGGCGAAGACGCTGACGATGACCGTGCTGATCTACTCAGTGTGTACGGGTCTTTCGGCCTTTTCCAAAGGGTGGATTGATTTTGCGATCTACCGTTTCCTGACGGGCCTCGGTGTGGGCGGGGTGTTTGGCCTGGCAGTGGCGCTGGTGGCGGATACGCTGCCTGACCGCGCACGCACGGGCGCTCTGGGGACTTTGCAGGCGTTGTCTGCCGTGGGCAACGTAACGGCTGGCCTGGTGAGCATGTACATGGGCCACCTTGAGGGCATGAAAACCATCGAGCCCGGGACGGCCTGGAAGTATATGTTCCTGGTGGGGGCGGCTCCGGCTTTCCTCTGTGTCTTTATCCAGATGCGACTGAAAGAGCCGGAGAAGTGGGTGAAGGCCCGCGCTGCTGGCAAGGCGGCAGGGGTGAAATTCGGTTCCTACTCGGCCCTGCTGGGCGATGTACGCTGGCGGAAGAATGCGCTCCTGGGAATGCTACTGTGCATTTCTGGCGTCATCGGCCTGTGGGGTATCGGGTTCTTCAGCCCGGAATTGGTGGGAGATGTGATGCAGCGCTCGTTGGAGGCTGAAGGTGTGCCTGCGGCCGAGATCGCCGGCCAGAAGACGACCTGGATCGGGATCAACTCGATTGTGCAGAACATCGGGGCATTCATCGGCATGCTGCTGTTCACGAAGTTTGCGCAATCCTTGGGTCGCAAGAAAGCCTTCGCGATTGCCTTCGTGCTGGCCTTGGTGAGCACGGTCGGTTATTTCCAGATGTTTAATGGCCGGGGTGATATCTGGATGAGTGCGGTGATGGGCGGTTGCCAGCTCGCCTTGTTTGCCGGATTTGCGATTTATTTGCCGGAGCTGTTCCCGACCAGCCTGCGCAGCACGGGGACGAGCTTTTGTTATAACGTGGGCCGTTTTGTGGCGGCCAGCGGACCCTTTACCCTAGGCAGTCTGCAGGCGGCCCTGAAAGCGGGGGCGACGACGCCTGAGGCGAAGCTGGACGCCTTCCGCAACGCCTGCAGCTACATGAGCGTGGTGTTTGTGATCGGCCTGATCGCCCTGATGTTCCTGCCTGAAACGAAAGGCCGGGCAATGCCGGAAGATTGATCTTACAGAAAGAGGTTTCTTATCCAAGGGGCTCCGGCTGTGAAAAGCCGGGGCCCTTTGTGTTTGCAGGGGAGGCGTTTTACGGGAAAATGGCGGGGTTATGACGCCTGCTGAGCTTGCTGCCGCCCCTGTCCTTCCCGCTGGTCTGAGCGCGGAGGCGCAGTCGCTCTGGCACACGAAGCAGGGGAACTGGGAGGAGGCGCACAACATCGCGCAGGACATCCACACGGCGATGGGCTCGTGGATCCACGCGCTACTGCATGTGATCGAAGGGGATCAATGGAATGCGGACTATTGGTTTTCCAAGGCCAAGAAGCCTTCAAAAGGCCCCAAGGAAGTGGATGCTCTGTGGGAGGAGATCGCGGGACAGGTGCTGTAGCGGGGAGATGGAAATGTGGCAGGTTATTCAATCCCGCTGGATGAAAACCTGACTGGATTCAATACGCAGAAAAGCTCTTGAGCGGATGAGCGGCCATTTCCTTTCCGGAACTTGCCCGTTGGGTATGACGGGAGGCATTCAGCAAATGCATGAGACGCCGAGACCTTGGATGCACGCATTTCCTGAGCAACAATCGAAAAGGATCCACCCGAGCTTTTGGTTAGGGAAGCCCGCATTCAGGACTTCAAGATGAGATTGTTGGACGATTTAGCCCGGAGACACTCAAAGCATGAGCTGATAAACTAAGTCTATTAGGATAATAAAACAAAGTAATGATACAACCTTGCATCTGCGGCTGTGAGAGAAGAAAATTGAAAGCTGTCTGGCACTCACGCTTATTAGGCGGTCAGGTTTCAGTCACATTTTTTTGCGATCACCCTGAAATCAAAGGGCATCAAGGTTTGCAGGGGTGCTGTTAAAGGATGAAAAAAGAACAGATGTGGGAAACGATATCCCAAAGGTTGACACAATCAGCTCTCAATTAGGGGCAGATAACACCCCGAATTTCGGTTAATATGCACGAAATACGATCATTTTTCGCGTGAAATAAGGAAAAACTAGTACTTAAGCTCAATTTAGCGCGTGACAGATATTTATGAGTACTAATGATGGCAATGACATTGTTAAATACTCATTTTTAATCAAAAAACGACTTTTTTTGAAAAAATAACAAGTGTAAACTGGTAAAAATGCAGTGATAATGCAATACATAAATATTACATACGCATAGTACACATAACTATTCGGAATCGCATATTTAATTCGAAGTACTACGCTGAGAGGATTTTAACCAAATGTGCTTTTATGAATACGTGCAAAAAACAATGCGATGTGAAGATGGGGATCAGAAATTGCGGATTGGCCCTTGTTTTGGCTTTTTCCGTGGCAACCTCAGCTCAGGCACAATTGATATCCTCCGGGGAATTCTTTAATCCCGACTTTGATGCGCGCGGTGCGGGAGGATCCAATTTGCTGGATCTAACCGTTGATACGGCCACGCAGTTTCAAAATGTCACCCCAACACAAACAGACGGCAGGGTGTCGTGGACCCATACGGCCCAAGGGTTGGTCCAGGCAGGACTGCGGGTGGACATTCTGTTTATCGAAACGCAAGTCGCGGATGTAACTCTGGCGGCCTACACCCAAACGGCGGCTGACAGTCTGATCTTTGGTAGGCAGCTAACCGTGAACACGCTGGTTGACGGCTTTGATGGCTTGCTCAATGGCGTGGTGAGCAATGTGGTCGGGGCCAGTGCGATCAATCAATGGAACTCAATCGCCGATGTGACAAGCCTGACGTTGAACGAAGGGGTGCTTTACTCAGCCAGTTTCTCCGTTTCGAGCGGGAGCGGGCTGAATCTGGATGCGCTGAGCGCGGCAAATTTCACGTTGCTTAGCGGCGGGGTCGTGATTCAGAATATCAATGCAGTGGAAACGCTGAATGTGCTGGATCTGCTGACGATTGGCGGGGGAACGGCGACGGTGGATTTTCAGTTTTATGCGCCGGAGGGCGGGCTGGATGAACTGACCTTTGAATTTGACGCCGCGACAGTGGCGAATGTGGCCCTGCTGGGAGGTATCACCGGGAACCAAACGGTCATGGAGTTCAACTCGTTCTCCGTGGCCCCGGTGCCGGAACCTGGGAGTCTGGCGCTGGCTGCGGTGGGCTTCATGGTGCTGCTGCGCCGCCGCCGGTTCCGTGGGGTATGATGATTCTGCGCGACCAAGTCTAAATATCCATGTCCATAAGGGCCTGGATTTTTTATTGTTTGGAATTGCCAGGACAGGCAGACATCTGTCATCGTTCCGGGTTCATTTCAGAGCCCATGGAACCTGGCAGTTCAGGCTGCGATATCATCAACTCCCGCACCTACCTGCATCCGCGTGAACGGGTGTTTGAGGCGTTTTCAGATCCTGTCCGGCTGGCCCGGTGGTGGGGGCCGAAGGGGTTCACCAACAGCTTTCATACTTTCGATTTTCAACCGGGAGGCCAATGGCAATTAACCATGTACAGCCCCGACGGACATGACTTTAAAAACGAGTGTGTCTTTCAGGAAATCACCATGCCTGGACGGATCGTTATCGAGCACGTCTCAGCCCCCAAATATGTGCTGGCAGTGACACTGGAAAAGGCGGGTGATGGTACGAGGTTGCTCTGGGTGCAGCGGTTTGAGTAGGCGGAGATGCGGGATAAGATTGTGAAATTTGCCGGTCTGGCGAATGAGGAGCTTTTGGACCGGTTGGGTGAGGTTATGGGCGAGACGACAGACGATCCATCTGGCCCCAAATTAACCACCGCAAGAGCTCAGGAGACCGCAGTGAAAGCCATTTACATTTATGGGTGACATTTTCCCGTGTATCATGACAGCCAGAAGCTATGAAATCCAAAACATCCCATTCTGATGAGGAGCGGTCTGCTTCCTGCCAATCTTTGAAGCCAAAGAAAGCCCGACCGGGTGTCTCTGAAACCGGGACTGGCAAGATGCAGAAAAATGAGCAGGGGGTGGTCCTCCTCTCCGGGGGGAATCCGCAGATTGCGAAGGGGGATGGGGATGAGCCCGTGCAGGCTTATATTGCAGCGATGCCGGGGTGGAAGAGTGCACTGGGCAAGCGGCTGGATGAGATCATCACCCGGAGCGTGCCGGATGTGCGCAAGGCGGTGAGATGGAACTCGCCCTTTTATGGGAGCGAGGGCGGGGGCTGGTTTGTGACCTTTCATGTGCTGACACGGTATGTGAAAGTGACCTTTTTCGACGGCACGTCCCTGCAGCCCATCCCACCCGGCGGCACGCCTAAAAGCAAAGAGGCGCGCTGGATCGACATCTACGAAGCTGATGAACTGGATGAATCGCAGATGACAGGCTGGGTGAAGCAGGCGTCGGCATTGCCAGGGTGGGTGCCGTAGAAGAACATGCCTACTCACTCAAGTGAACTGAATCTTCATTGACCCAGCGGCCGACTATGAACGACGAACCCCATTCACTCCCTGAAAGTGATATAGCCTGTGCTGCGCCAAAAGGGGAGGAAGGTCGATCAGCGCCAATGAGCGGTTGTCTATGGGGTGGCTGTTATTTACCTTTCCTTTTGTTTGTCCTGGCAATGTTATCAGGGGATATTGGAGGCCCCTTATTCTGGCCCATTCTATGCTTCGTGTTAGGCCTGGCTGGACTGTTGATTGGATGCTCTTGCCGTTTCTTGAAAAGGTTTAATTTTCGAAATTGAAACGGTGTGTCCTCGATTGCACTCACCGCCGATACGCCGATGACTGCTTGAACGGGTTATACGGGCGGATGCCGGGTTTATCGGCATAGACGAAGCCGTAGCGGTCGTTTTTTTCATCCACGGGCTCCAGGAACTGGCTGCGGAAGTTGATTTTGTCGGTGTATTCCATGAGCACGCGGGCGGTGCCGTTGATGCCCCACATTTTGAATCCGGTGCCAAAGAGGCCGCCATTGGGGTAGAGCTGGTCCAGGCCGGCCATGGCGTGGAAGCAATTGATGGCGATGTGGTCTTTCCGGTAAAGGCGGTCATCGGCGCGATATTTAATGGTGCCACCTTCCAGGAGGCGCAGGCGCTGCACGCCGAGGTCAAAGCCAGCCTGGGTGACCTCATACGGACCCCACATGCAGACAGCATTTTTCACATTCACGGCCAGGCGGATGGTCTCCTCCAGATTAAAACTCTTGCCGGGGGAGAAGGGGCAAGCGTTCATGCGAGGGAAGAGCCGGCTGCCGCAGCCCTTGAAAACGCAGAGGTTGGGGTTGGTATCAAAATCATGCGGGAGCCAGCTGATGGTGAAGGCCTCAAACTCGCGGTTCTTGTAAAAGCCACGCCGGAGGCCTTCGGTGAGGTGGAGCTGTTTGCGATCCGCCAGGACGCGGATGACGGAGATGAAGGAGTGGGAGAACTCGGGTGCGTTACCTTTGTTTTGATAAGCGAAGGGGACGATGAAATAGCGGTCCTGCGAGTTATGACCGCCGCCCAGCCGCTCCAGGATGCCGTCCTTGATGCGGTTGGTGATCTGCTCGTACAGCGGCATGTCGTACTGCGAATAATCCGGCTTGCGATCCAGGATCCCGGCATGGGTGTCCAGGGTGAGCATAACCAACAATGCGAAACATAAGCGGGAGAGGAAACCGGACATATGAGAATCGGGGTTTGGATATTTCATGCCATGCTGCTTGCGGACCATGGCCGCTGTCTTGGAGATGAATGGTAGTTAGGCCTTACGGTTTTTCGAGTGATTTCAGCTCAATCTTGCGGAACCAGACGGGCTGGCCTTCAGCCTGAAGTGCGATGTGACCAGAGCGGAGCTTGAGGGGGCCGCCTGCAGCAGTGATGTCGCTGGCGGGGGCGATCTTGCAGTCTGGGTCGAGCTGCGGGTGCTGGTAGCGGAGGACTTCCACGCCATTCACGCGGTGGATGATTTCCTCATGGCCGTGCACCTCCACCTCCATGCGCACCCATTCATCAGCAGGAAAGGTGGGGGCGCTGGATTTGACGATGTGTTTGGTGATGAGTTCGCCGCCCATTTCCACGTGGGTGCCGGGGGTGCAGAGGTTGCCGGTGGAGCGGGGGCCTTTGCCTTCATCGGCCAGGAACTGTATCTCCAGGCTGGCGGGGAAACCCTGGTCAAAGCGCATGCTTTGGGGCGGCTGGGCGTGCAGCATGACGCCGCTGTTCAGGTTCACATACTTGGGCGCATCCGTCATCATGCTGCCGGTGAAACGATACTCCAGGCGCAGGATGTAGCGGGAGTAGGCGAGGTTTGTGAAGAGGTGCCCATACTGCTGGTCGAACTTTTCGTAGCCATCGTAGCTGACTTTGAGGATGCCGTCTTCCACCCGGAAGGTATCGGCAAAGTTTTCGCCCAGGGGATGCTTGGCTATTTTGATGGTCCATCCCTGGAGATCCTTGCCGTTGAACAACGACACCCATTCTTCCTGAGGTTCGGCTGCCTGCGCGGGGCATGACAAGGTACCGGTTAGGCGGATGGCGAGGGCCAGCAGGATGAGGGTGGCGGTTCGGGCGGGTGGGAACATGTACGACAGTTTACCAAAGAGTGGCGGTCATCAATTTGGCATTCTAATTTCAGGCTGCGAATTAGGGGTATAGATTTTGGCCTTTTTTGCGTTCAGAATCGGAGCGGCTGGCGTATAACGCAGATTCGCGTTCAACTGCCCGCCACTACTCCCGTATGATGCGTTACTTGCTCCTTCTGCCGACCCTAGGTCTCCTCACCGCTCCGGTATCCGCCCTGACGCTGGAGGAGATGAACAAGCGGCAGACGCCGCTGCCGACGGTGGCGGAGAAGGATCTGCCGCCGATGAAAAATGTGCGGGAGCCATTTCCGGGCATTGTCAAACATCCGGGATATGACGCCCATACGTGGGTGAGGTTTCCGTTTGTGGAGAATCCGGGGAGTTTTGGGATTGATCCCAAGGGGTGGCTGTTTGTAGCGGAGGCGAACCGTTTCTGGCGCGGGGTGCCGGACTTGCGCGGGGCGAATGAGCTGATCCGGGAGGACTTCCAGGCGGAGACGCTGGAGGACCGGACGAAGCTCTACAAAACCTGGGAGGCACGTTTCCCGAAGGACTTTTTTACGAGCACAGCGGACCGGCTGATCCGCCTGGAAGATCGCGATGGCAATGGGGCGGCGGATCATCGCACGGTTTTTTCGGACCGGTTTAAGGAGCCGCTGGATGGGCTCGGATTTTCGGTGCTGGCGGAGGATGATGCGGTGTACTTTACCTGCATCCCCAGCCTGTGGAAGCTGACGGATGCGAATGATGATGGCG encodes:
- a CDS encoding PEP-CTERM sorting domain-containing protein, which translates into the protein MNTCKKQCDVKMGIRNCGLALVLAFSVATSAQAQLISSGEFFNPDFDARGAGGSNLLDLTVDTATQFQNVTPTQTDGRVSWTHTAQGLVQAGLRVDILFIETQVADVTLAAYTQTAADSLIFGRQLTVNTLVDGFDGLLNGVVSNVVGASAINQWNSIADVTSLTLNEGVLYSASFSVSSGSGLNLDALSAANFTLLSGGVVIQNINAVETLNVLDLLTIGGGTATVDFQFYAPEGGLDELTFEFDAATVANVALLGGITGNQTVMEFNSFSVAPVPEPGSLALAAVGFMVLLRRRRFRGV
- a CDS encoding SRPBCC domain-containing protein, giving the protein MEPGSSGCDIINSRTYLHPRERVFEAFSDPVRLARWWGPKGFTNSFHTFDFQPGGQWQLTMYSPDGHDFKNECVFQEITMPGRIVIEHVSAPKYVLAVTLEKAGDGTRLLWVQRFE
- a CDS encoding DUF1080 domain-containing protein, which translates into the protein MFPPARTATLILLALAIRLTGTLSCPAQAAEPQEEWVSLFNGKDLQGWTIKIAKHPLGENFADTFRVEDGILKVSYDGYEKFDQQYGHLFTNLAYSRYILRLEYRFTGSMMTDAPKYVNLNSGVMLHAQPPQSMRFDQGFPASLEIQFLADEGKGPRSTGNLCTPGTHVEMGGELITKHIVKSSAPTFPADEWVRMEVEVHGHEEIIHRVNGVEVLRYQHPQLDPDCKIAPASDITAAGGPLKLRSGHIALQAEGQPVWFRKIELKSLEKP
- a CDS encoding MFS transporter; the protein is MSQTAPLLDDNAPWYKLLTSYHWFVFIVASLAWLFDCLDQQLFLLARNGAMKALLPPDMDPIKYGGYATSIFVAGWATGGLIFGSVGDRIGRAKTLTMTVLIYSVCTGLSAFSKGWIDFAIYRFLTGLGVGGVFGLAVALVADTLPDRARTGALGTLQALSAVGNVTAGLVSMYMGHLEGMKTIEPGTAWKYMFLVGAAPAFLCVFIQMRLKEPEKWVKARAAGKAAGVKFGSYSALLGDVRWRKNALLGMLLCISGVIGLWGIGFFSPELVGDVMQRSLEAEGVPAAEIAGQKTTWIGINSIVQNIGAFIGMLLFTKFAQSLGRKKAFAIAFVLALVSTVGYFQMFNGRGDIWMSAVMGGCQLALFAGFAIYLPELFPTSLRSTGTSFCYNVGRFVAASGPFTLGSLQAALKAGATTPEAKLDAFRNACSYMSVVFVIGLIALMFLPETKGRAMPED
- a CDS encoding DUF1801 domain-containing protein, translating into MQKNEQGVVLLSGGNPQIAKGDGDEPVQAYIAAMPGWKSALGKRLDEIITRSVPDVRKAVRWNSPFYGSEGGGWFVTFHVLTRYVKVTFFDGTSLQPIPPGGTPKSKEARWIDIYEADELDESQMTGWVKQASALPGWVP